Below is a window of Plasmodium sp. gorilla clade G2 genome assembly, chromosome: 14 DNA.
tattatttacatcatTAAAGAGtaaaatgtttaaaaaactagcctatgaatataattctatattaaaaaattctactgttaattatttttttccttggAAAAAtagttcatataatataatagcaCATGAAACACTGAAAATGAATAATCTGaatattaacatttttaGTAATTTACATAATGCTGCTTTAAAAATGTTTCAAACGATATTTATTAATGTAGATGAAACATTAGATCATCATGAAATGAGACAAGGAaatcatttctttttaaatgaatttattagtcatatggataataataattatcattataaaaatgtaaatgaaaaagaaacagGTAATACGAAACCAGGAAATGAAAGTAAAATATTCGGTACCAATGTAAGTTTAACCACATCTAAAAATGTAATGGGACAAGAAGACAAGCAAATTgctcaaataaataatagttTACAGATGAATACAAAAGAAAGCTATAAAATGAGTTCTGATATTAATCGAAGTACTGTACAAAATAAAGGATCAGGTAATAATGATGAAGTTGATGAAAATAACCCTACAAATGATGACAGgaatgaagatgatgaaggAGAAAACAATAttaagtatataaaaaactCTAAAATAGTTGAAGATAAAttgaatatacaaaaatatattaattttaaacatttttataatttccttatattttttgaacatttatataaaaagaaatcagAAGAAACCAATAAAcaagagaaaaaaattagtatagctttaaataaattagcTGATGCAAGAAatgaaatacaaaatatgcAAATCCAGTTAAGTCTTcagaaagaaaatatatcaaagaAGCAAATAGAATGTGCTAGActattaaaagaaattgaagaaaagaaaaaagaatctaatgaaaagaaaaagaaaatacaagAAGATAGTATTAGAATAGCTAGTGTAGAAGCTGAAACACAAAAATTAGCAGAAGATGCAAGAAAAGATTTACAAAATGCAATACCTGAATTAGAGGTAGCTACACAATCATTAGAACAATTAgataaaaaaagtatttcAGAGGTTAAAGCATATACAAAACCTCCTGATGTAGTTATGCAAACCTTATCTATtgttatgataatattaaataagacACCAAGTTGGGAACAAGCTAAAATTGAATTAGGAGATGCtaactttttatataaattaaaaacattTGATAAGGATACTATATCAGATAAAACCttgaaaaaaattgaaaaatttACGAAAAATCCGATATATTCTCCTAAAGCTGTAAAAAAGGTTTCTTCGGCTACTGGTACTTTATGTATGTGGGTTCATGCATTAAAAATGTATGCAGAAGTTTATAGGGAAGTAGCACCAAAAAGGTTAAGATTAAAATTAGCTGAAGAATTATTAAGTAAAAATAGGAAAGAACTTGAATTAGCCATGGATCAACTTcatgaaatagaaaaaacaTTATTACATTTACAAGAACAACATAATGAAAGTACTAAAAAAAGTGATGAACTAAGTAAGTCATATGAAGAATCTTGtttaaaaattgaaaatgtAGAAAAGTTTTTTGTTAATCTTATAGATGAAAAGAATCGTTGggaaaaatatgtaaataataatgaacgtataaaaaaatgtatttatgGAGAATCTATTTTATCCTCTTTCTTTTTAGTTTATACTGGcttattaaattatgaagataggaaatatttaatatatgatacatgtacaaaattattaataaaaaatcacATATCAGTTAATACAAATTTTAATGTAGTTGATTATTTTATAGACCCAATACAATCATTAGAATTTAATACTAATTTTATAtctaatgataattatatgaagGAGAATTGTAttctcatatataataattttattgcTACATTGATAATAGATCCACATTATCAGGCAGTCAATTGGATAAGGaaaagttataaaaatattgaaaatagcATATTAGTAATATCTGATGTTCATGCATccgatatattttttaaaattatttattgtatGGATAAAGGTCTTagtttattaataaatcatattaACGAAGATTTGGAAGACATATTACTTTTaactattaaaaaatataacaaatttcTTTTTGACAAAGAAAATAGGTTACCAGTAGCAGATTCAAAGGATGATTCTATAAGATCaaataatgaattaataaatgaatatatcaaaaagaaGAACATTTTGTATTCGCAACAtggtgataatattatatcttatGAAGAGAAAAAGTATTTTATAAAACTacaattattaaatgatatacaaatacatgaaaattttaaattatttctaGTGTCTAATAAAAATTGCTTTCATCTGGATCCAGTATTTTATACATTGACTACTGTTATTGTATTTAACTTAAATAAGGAGGCACTAGACAACATTATGTtaaatgttattataaagAATGAGGAAAAGAATttggaagaagaaaataaagaatccGTTCTTCGTTTAGTTcgtattaaaaaagaaataatgaatttagaaaataatatattagaaaatgTAACTAAgagtcaaaaaaaaattacagaagatgatgaattaattaatattcttttaaaatcTAAAGCAGATATAGATGAAAAGAATAGATGCTTAGAAGAGATTAACGACACACTTAATAGAACTAATATGAATAGAAACATTTTTAAAGCTTTAGCTAAAAAgatttctatattatttacagTATTAAgtgatttaaaatatattaatagttATTACCAATTTTGTTTGgaacattttattaattttttcacatatagcataactatatataagtcaaataataaaacattatcATCATCCTCTTCAGAGAGACaagaaaatttatttaactattttttttacgaatttataaaatatactaaGATTTCTTTATCAAGCAAgcatcatttatttttcacATTTTATTCGCTATGCAAAATTATGGTTTTTGAAGATAAAATATCTAAGGAGgactataatttttttatgtttggAAAGCACACAGATACTGAAAAAATGAAGGAAATGAAAAGGAGGATAAAAAtggaagaagaaataaaaaaggaaacaaGCATGGAACTATCCGATGATAAGGaaggaaaaaagaaatatcccaataaaaagaagatcaaaaaattaaaaacaagAATAAAATCGAATGCTGATAAAAATAGTGAAAATAAAGACATATCTAAGGTTTCAAGTTCTGCTAAAAGTGTTATTAATAAGGAAAGTGCCAATCGAAAGTTCAATGGGGAGGAGGTAAAAGGAGAAAAgaaagatgaagaagaagaagatgaagaagtagaagatgaagaagaagatgatgaaggagaagatgatgaagaagaagaagaggaTGAAGAAGAggaagatgaagaagaagaagaaggagaagaagatgaagatgaggaaaatgaagaaaatgatgaCTATAGAGAAGATGAAAATGAGGAAGATTACCGTTTTGAtgtaaataatgatgatatgcATAGTAGTAGcaaaaatagtaataataataataataatatcaaaaatGATGATGGTCAACTACAAAATATTACGttagaaaataatgaaaaaaataatgaatctaataataataaaaccaATGCAGACATAAAGTCAGACAAGATGAAATCCAATTTGGATAtccaaaaaaacaaaaaaaaaaataaaaaaaggaaaaataaaaaaaataaaattaatttaaaaaaacaaaacagaAGCTatgaaattaaagaaaatactTACGCAGATTATTCCGAAtttgataatatgaatgataatgACATAGAACATGAAGATAAAACTATGGATGTTATAAATCCGGGTAATGATTGGATAAGTGATATAAAATGGAAACAATTATTagatatagaaaaattaaaaaatttcgAAGGATTTATAAATTCATTCATTAAATCTATTAGAGAATGGAGAAGATGGTATACTTATTTACAAGTGGAAAATCTTGTATTTCCAGATGAATgggaatataatttaaatagtTTTCAAAAattgattataataaaaatattaagacCAGATAGATTAAACAAAGCAatagaaaattttattttttctaatatgtcatataatgatatagatGTAGAATACATgaattttgaatatatattacgtccttgtaaaaaaaatatagaaccattagttattatatacaaaccTAATTATGATccatttgaatatatttataaatacgCTTTGGATAATAATCAAaagttaaaaaatattactctaacgaattataatataaattatatatataattatttaagaGAGGCAATGAAAGAAGGacatgttttatatataacaaatttaCACAATTCtaatgaaaatttattaaaattgacAAAGTTAATTGAAGACATATTAAATagtaatacaaaatatatacttaataGTTCTGATGATATTAATGTGGAGGacaaatatgatataaactCTATGAATATATCAAGAGTAGAAGAACATAAACATAAAGAAAAAGTACATGTAAATTTATATGAGGAAGAAAATGTGTTGGATAAAAATgttgatgatgataataataacaatgatatagataatgaaaatggtagagaatataatgaattatttagtaccttacataataataaaaaaatatatgatagcataaaagatgaaaaatataatactatGATGATTAAAAACTTTTTGAAAAAGAGAAATAAATTGATTAGTGTTCATCCAAAATTTCGTTTATTCTTGTCAACATTACCTGGTAAAGAAATACCTATATCtttattacaaaaaagtattattgttattttggAAGAAccacataatataaaaaagagtatatctatattatttaaagaacATTGGGCATTAGAAGAAAACAAGAATGTTcaatcaaataaatatagaaaattacTTTTAAGTTTATTTTGGTTTCAttctattttaaataatagaaaaaaatttgataATTTAGGATGGAATAatgaagaatattttttcagTAATAAAGATGTCATCctaagtaaatatataactaaaatattttttaataagagTGTAAAAGAAATACATTggccatattattatttctatatttgtgatattatatatggttCAAAAATGGATGATTATTTTGATAAgcaattattaaatatatatgccaaagtattttttaataataatatatttaaaggaaaatatatattctctaGTTCAACAAATTATTGTTTACCAATAGatgtaaataatgaaaagttattaaataattatttaaaagaaattccttataatgataatgtagAATTATTTGGACAGAAACCATATGCAGAAATGTCATATAATACAGGTGCATCAGAAGAAATTATATCATTACTTTTTTCTGTTAACTCCTTGAGTTTGAATCAGTATCATTTccataacaaaaataatataaatataaatgaaaaactTGTATACTATTTTACAAAAAAGTTACTACTTAATATGCCTCGTGAAATATACGTGGATGaattaatgaaaaaacaatataatcctgaacaatatatatatgcaaatCTATTATTTAAGGAAGtgaataaacataatattattttgaaaaaaataagaactTCTCTTAATAAAGTACAATATGGtaattattacataaatataacaaaataattaaatgtattaaaatgATAGAATAGAATTGGTCAcactttattaaaaattgaaaatttgcatgcacataaatatatatatatatatatatatatatatatatatgtacatatcttatatatatatatatatatatatatatatatttattttttttgcagCTCTAAAAGGAGAAattacaataaataaaaaaatatacgaCATGTTAAAATGCCTAAGTGTGGGTGTGGTACCTCAAACGTGGAAAAAACTTTACGCctcaaagaaaaaaatcctttattttttcgaagatttaaaagaaagaatTAATCAATTAAATCAATGGAGTATAAATGGACATTTACAAATTTATTGGTTAGGAGGTTTTTGTAACCCTAAaagtattttaaaatatattttgcatgaatattctaaaaaaaatgacGTAAGTCATGAATTAATTACCTTTGAATTTAGTTCCATAAATAAAtctgatgaaaataaattaaaagttaaaaatatggatgaaggcatatatataaaaaatataattttacaaGGTGCTAAATGGGATTTAATTAATCAATCTTTAATAGAAACAGATaacaataatttatattttattataccaTTAGTTTATCTGAAAgttgttttaataaaaaatagtaaaaatgaaaatgatatttattattgccctctatatatatgtgaagaaAAGAACGTTATGGACATTAgagataattatttatttctggtattttttcaataataCATCTTTTTATAAGATCATACTATAAAAGCAtacatgaaaataaataaattaaataaatatataaaaaaaaattcatatatatctatatattcaatTTTATAGGTTGGATTAAATGCCGGTTCAATAAATCCATCCGAATGGGGGAAAATGGGTGTTAGATTATTTTTAACTAATGAGTGttaatattacaaaatgaaagatataatacagaaaaataaaaaattattttatatgttcaaaTAATTAAGGTTAGAATGTTTTtctaaacatatataaataaataaatatatatatatatacataatatatatattatataaatcttaTACATAATCTAATTACAAATTCTACAATAATAACTATTAGAACAATTtagttataaaaattatacatattttttttttatatactaaataaatttatacaaatataattgtttccttttttaattttttgcttatttttatttaaaattatatttcaaaacatttttataattaaaattaaattatttttatttagaaatatatttattctaatatatatttatttattttaattttataaattaaaaaacttttcccttattttcttttcttagaGTGATTAAggggataatataaaagtatgcttcttttattataggcctttaattttttcatttattttattcatatttttttcaaattctTTTAggctttttatattttaaaataaaataaaaagaaataattaaaataatatttttatttcaccttataaataaataaatttaaaaaaaataatttttcttggttaattttttgttaaaggtgaattattataaaaattgaataatatataataataaaaaaagtggCTTGTTacgatatatattataatatgtaaatacataaaaaaattatatgaatataatatatacctatataatataatgataattttattcatacattattatatatatataataaataccgTAATCCatattatattctatataaataaataaaatttatcacCATAAggaattatacatatatatatattttttttattattattcatatatgtatatacgtTATGAGAGCTtaatgaaaaagatataaataatataatgctatgttatttaatattattatataatataccttTAATGATAAGGCACATTAATTTTGtgtatacatacatatttaaaattatattatatatatatatatatatatatatatatatatatataatagaatattcatttttatacattAATATTGTACgcaaaattttaatatgatcatatattttttttctaatataatatctatttaaaaaaaaaaaaaaaattatactgtacgcaaaaatttttattataataaattaaaataataataatattccaataaaaataaggatgtaataatattataaaaaaagatttataaggaaattaaatttataaaaaatataaaaaaactgGAAGAAAATTaacaatttaatataaaattcaaaaagttaataaatataaaaataaaataataataaatttttatatatttataaataattagcGAATTCGTAAAgtacttttttaaaaatgtcaGCTCCCGTAAGTTCccgaaaataaaaaaaaaaaaaaagaaatttatataaattatgtattaaaataaaagaatatattcgcgaatttttgttttacgaaataatttataagatatatgtatatatatatgtatatatttaaaatatttaagaaaACTGTGCTTATGTTTTtgcatttatatatgatatattttatatatatgtttggaaaaaatataatgttgaaaaaaaaaatacattttttgtgataaatatctttaaaaaaaaaaaaacgtgTATTAcgtttttacttttttatttatgaatatatatatatataagtattatatgagtatatccatattatataataaaaaacaaatatagatccatataatataaatgtatatttaattcaaaattgtccatatgtataatattatatcttttgCATAAAGTGTTATATGAGCAATAAGTAGAACATTTTAAAAAGTgtattcttaaaaaatatataaattaaaatttttttttttttttttttttgtgtttagATTTCAAAAAAGCGAAAGTTTATTAATGATGGTGTTTTTCAAGCCGAGTTAAATGAATTTTTAGCTCGTATTTTGGCAGAAGATGGATATTCAGGTGTAGAAGTTAGGGTTACACCTATAAggtataattaatattaattaaattaatgtGCTAATGTGGAtgatacataaatataaatatatatatatttatatatatatatgttttgttttataaatatattattttttttttatagaacgGAGGTTATTATTAGAGCCACTCGTACCAGAGAAGTTCTTGGAGATAAAGGAAGGAGAATACGTGAATTAACATCACTAGTACAAAAAAGATTCTTTAATAAATCAACAAATAGTGTTGAATTATTTGCTGAAAGAGTAGAGCATAGAGGATTGTGTGCAATGGCACAAGCCGAATCATTAAGATACAAACTATTAAAAGGTTTAGCAGTTAGAAGAGCATGTTATGGAGTTTTAAGACATATAATGGAATCTGGTGCCAAAGGATGTGAAGTTATTGTATCAGGAAAATTAAGAGCTCAAAGAGCTAAAAGTATGAAATTTAGAGATGGCTATTTAATATCTACAGGAGAACCATCTAAAAGATTTGTTAACACTGCTACAAGATCAGCACAATTAAAACAAGGAGTCTTAGGTATTAAAGTTAAAATTATGTTACCAACTGCTATTGATACTAGAACAGGA
It encodes the following:
- a CDS encoding 40S ribosomal protein S3, encoding MSAPISKKRKFINDGVFQAELNEFLARILAEDGYSGVEVRVTPIRTEVIIRATRTREVLGDKGRRIRELTSLVQKRFFNKSTNSVELFAERVEHRGLCAMAQAESLRYKLLKGLAVRRACYGVLRHIMESGAKGCEVIVSGKLRAQRAKSMKFRDGYLISTGEPSKRFVNTATRSAQLKQGVLGIKVKIMLPTAIDTRTGLTSILPDNISVLEPKTDTVDL